In Legionella busanensis, the DNA window CATTCGCAAAAAAGCACGATTAACAAAAATCAACGGCTCATCTTTCTGTTGCATGTCAACGATAGTTATCCCATCGTTGGCTGAATGAAGGGCTTGATAAGCTAGATTTAAGTCAATTAATCCCGTTGCTAACTTAGTTCTCCTTGGCATATTGTTCCCTTTTAGTCGCAACCACTATAATAAAGTTAGCCTATTAATTTTTAAAAGCTATAATAAAAAGGCGCATTGCAAAAAATACTATTCCGCCATGTGGTCTTAAAGCGTTCATTGTTAGTTTAGCTAGATACGCGGGAAAACCCAATAGGCTTAGTTCATCTTTAAACGCGTTGGTTGAGGCTAGGAAGGGTAACTACTTATCAAGCCGATTTTTTTTGTAATCAGCATAAAAACCATAAGCTTCTTTCTGCCGTTTCTTCACGGCATACATGGTTTTATCGGCCAATTGCACTAACTCATTTTGTGCCTCACTGTCATCCGGATAAAGCGCAACACCGATGCTGGCTTTCAATTTGAACAAAGTGTCATCATAGTCAATTGGCTCACTAATGGTTTTAATGATTTTGTTAACAATCGATTTGATAACGCGCTGGTTTGAGATGTTGTCTAAAATGATTAAAAATTCATCGCCACCAATGCGAGCCACCGTATCTTCCTCACGCAAACAACTCACTAAGCGCTCCGCAATGATTTTAAGCATCACATCGCCTGTGGTATGGCCGTACGTATCATTAAGGGCTTTAAAGCCATCTAAATCTAGGAATAAAACGGCCACTTTCGTTTTATTGCGTTTAGCATGCGCACACGCCCGGTTCAGTCGGTCATAAGCGAGCCGTAAAATAGGAAGTCCTGTTAACGCATCATGTGTCGCTAAATAGCGTTGCAGCGTAAGTTCGGTAATATCACGTGCAATTTTAGACGCCCCAATAATGATACCTTCCTTATTTTTAATCGGTGAGATAGACACAGACACATGCACTGGCTTACCATCTTTGCGGATGCGCACCGTTTCAAAATGGTCAACTTTCTCACCTGAGGCTATCTTTTCTAATATATAGGTTTCTTCATTGAAGCGGTCTGAGGGAATTAACATAAGAATGGATTTACCTATGATTTCAGGCGCGCTATAGCCAAAGATTTGCGTGGCTGCCGGATTCCAACTGGTGATAATACCTTGTAAATTTTTACTAATAATCGCATCATCAGAAGCATTAATAATAGAGGTTAATAGCTGCTCGGTTTCTTCTCTTTTTTTATCGCTAGTGATATCGCGAACCATATTAAAAACACCCACGATGCTACCTTGATTATCTCTCAAGGGAAGAAAGCAACAAGACACAGGTATTTTTTGACCATCTTTTCTTAACACAACAGTTTTAAACTGTTCTATTTTTTCACCCAAGGACACACGCTTTAAAAAAATAGTGTGTTCCTCTAAGCGCTCTGGTGGGACTAAACGCATTGCAGGCTGACCAATGATTTCATGGGATAAGTAGCCAAAAAGGCGCTCAGCACTCGGATTCCAACTGGTAATACAGCCTTGAAGTGTTTTAGTGATGATGGCATCTTGGGAAAAGTTAAGCACTAGATGCAGCAAGGCTTGTTCTAGTTCATCTACCTTCTCCAAAGAAACTAAACGCTCTAGCATAGTTGCGCCTATATAGTTGTTCTAGCTTAAGTATAGCCAGTGTAATTAGATTAAGGCTAAGTCCATGAATGACTGGTCAAGAAAGCCAAGCGTCTGGATTAAGCATTGCTTGGTAACTAGCCGATAAAATACAACTAAAATGGAAAGACTTTTCTATAATTAGAATGGATAAACGCGGGAGATGGTGATGAAAAAAGGAATTTTTGAGTTGCAGGATGAATGTTTTTTGCTGCTTCTACAAAGCTCATTGAAATCAATTCCATTTAATATTTTTTTATCCACGTTTATTTGGAGCTATTTGTTATATCGGCAAGCTCCCGTGATAGAAGTAACCCTTTGGTATGGGTTAATTTGCTTTTTAAGTCTCACTCGCTGGTTTTACAGCCAGCAAAGTATTCATAAGCACGCTTACCTCTTAA includes these proteins:
- a CDS encoding sensor domain-containing protein; its protein translation is MLERLVSLEKVDELEQALLHLVLNFSQDAIITKTLQGCITSWNPSAERLFGYLSHEIIGQPAMRLVPPERLEEHTIFLKRVSLGEKIEQFKTVVLRKDGQKIPVSCCFLPLRDNQGSIVGVFNMVRDITSDKKREETEQLLTSIINASDDAIISKNLQGIITSWNPAATQIFGYSAPEIIGKSILMLIPSDRFNEETYILEKIASGEKVDHFETVRIRKDGKPVHVSVSISPIKNKEGIIIGASKIARDITELTLQRYLATHDALTGLPILRLAYDRLNRACAHAKRNKTKVAVLFLDLDGFKALNDTYGHTTGDVMLKIIAERLVSCLREEDTVARIGGDEFLIILDNISNQRVIKSIVNKIIKTISEPIDYDDTLFKLKASIGVALYPDDSEAQNELVQLADKTMYAVKKRQKEAYGFYADYKKNRLDK